The following coding sequences lie in one Jonesia denitrificans DSM 20603 genomic window:
- a CDS encoding aldose 1-epimerase: protein MTAPNTLDHGSLDSLPTVILTHGGSGSRVEITQRGATVLSWKAPWRRGLGDFMEGFVSEEDFNGQSGMRNGLLFPVQNRLRDARYSWDGKTYSVPMQCPSDPEPIHGFVRLHDWTLIATDLDHEDRVSVVFAFSIRPGDHDWYPFSLDLTVRYELTADSLNVEFRCMNIGDTDAPVNFGWHPYYRIPGHETFDDLALRIPTRAQVNTDDALIPLPGDAAYDVRASDVIHETLADVHYDTAFTALVRDEDGIIRTRLTEGIDGPGLALWQERGGVLVYTEGNYPRYRGSVAIEPVESLTDAFNRPDRQTEVRLEAGTERVFRFGASVVQ from the coding sequence ATGACCGCGCCCAACACCCTTGACCATGGGTCACTGGACTCACTGCCCACCGTCATCCTGACGCACGGGGGCAGTGGATCTCGCGTCGAAATCACTCAACGCGGAGCGACCGTGTTGTCGTGGAAGGCGCCGTGGCGCCGTGGCCTTGGAGATTTTATGGAGGGGTTTGTCTCCGAAGAGGATTTCAATGGGCAATCCGGAATGCGTAACGGTCTGCTTTTTCCGGTTCAGAACCGCCTTCGCGATGCCCGCTACAGCTGGGACGGGAAAACGTACAGTGTTCCCATGCAATGCCCATCAGATCCAGAACCGATCCACGGGTTTGTGCGGCTCCACGATTGGACACTGATTGCTACTGACCTCGATCACGAGGACCGGGTGTCGGTTGTGTTTGCTTTCTCGATCCGCCCGGGCGACCATGACTGGTACCCTTTCTCTTTGGATCTGACAGTTCGCTATGAACTGACCGCCGACTCACTGAATGTGGAGTTCCGGTGCATGAATATTGGTGACACCGACGCTCCAGTGAACTTTGGCTGGCACCCGTACTACCGGATCCCAGGGCACGAAACTTTTGACGATCTTGCCTTGCGTATTCCAACCCGTGCGCAAGTCAACACTGACGATGCGCTGATTCCGCTTCCCGGTGACGCCGCCTATGATGTCCGGGCCAGCGACGTTATCCATGAAACGCTCGCAGATGTCCACTATGACACTGCATTCACGGCGTTGGTCAGAGATGAGGACGGAATCATCCGCACGCGCCTGACTGAAGGAATCGACGGTCCTGGTTTGGCCTTGTGGCAGGAACGCGGTGGCGTGTTGGTGTACACCGAGGGGAACTACCCTCGGTACCGCGGGTCAGTTGCAATTGAACCGGTCGAGTCCCTCACTGACGCGTTTAACCGTCCAGATAGGCAAACAGAGGTCCGTCTTGAGGCAGGAACCGAACGTGTGTTCCGTTTTGGTGCTTCGGTCGTCCAGTAG
- a CDS encoding ArsR/SmtB family transcription factor: MNDSKVLELSVDVVDQLAALADSVRLAIVQQLATYGTQCVCDLNTHAQVSPTKLSYHLKILKDAGLIRGTRRGRWIDYALVPGAFDEMAGILHQLGRATEKAALS, translated from the coding sequence ATGAACGATTCAAAAGTTCTTGAACTGTCAGTGGATGTGGTGGACCAGTTGGCAGCGCTTGCTGACTCCGTTCGTCTTGCCATCGTGCAACAACTCGCAACGTACGGGACACAGTGCGTGTGTGATCTCAACACCCACGCACAAGTCTCCCCAACAAAGTTGAGTTACCACCTCAAAATACTCAAAGATGCCGGGCTCATCCGGGGCACCCGTCGCGGGCGTTGGATTGACTACGCACTGGTTCCCGGCGCTTTTGATGAGATGGCTGGCATCCTTCATCAACTTGGGCGCGCCACTGAGAAGGCGGCCCTGTCATGA
- a CDS encoding permease, which yields MTPPRALTSNKEWVLKAHVLGFLVAVVGLFALNEWAWDALFAAIPGVAMDHGWGAALHFFLYDTTKIMLLLVGIIFLVGLLRASINTDKVRDWLAGKGLVVGLLLAIVFGVITPFCSCSSIPLFIGFVAAGIPLSITLTFLIASPLVSEVAALLIATHFGWQIAGAYVLSGVVIAFVIGLVLSRFSLDQYLEPIITRTTTPLVPPSSAHQPLALTWQSRVDVATDDVRDIVGKVWPWILVGVGVGAAIHGWVPASFFSSVAGSDNLLAVPAVSLAAVPLYANGGAVIPIAEAMWAKGLPVGTMLAFIMSAIALSIPEAIMLRRTMKPQLLVIFFGSATVGIMTAGYLFNFLFA from the coding sequence ATGACACCCCCACGCGCTCTTACCAGCAACAAAGAATGGGTCCTGAAAGCTCACGTACTAGGCTTCCTCGTTGCTGTTGTTGGTCTCTTCGCGCTCAATGAATGGGCGTGGGATGCACTCTTTGCCGCGATTCCAGGCGTGGCCATGGATCATGGGTGGGGTGCAGCCCTTCACTTTTTCCTCTATGACACAACAAAGATCATGCTCCTGCTTGTGGGCATTATTTTCCTTGTCGGGCTACTGCGCGCATCAATCAATACTGATAAAGTGCGCGATTGGCTAGCGGGAAAAGGCCTTGTTGTTGGGCTCCTCCTTGCCATTGTGTTTGGCGTGATCACCCCTTTTTGTTCCTGCTCGTCCATCCCTTTGTTCATAGGATTTGTGGCAGCAGGTATCCCGCTATCGATAACTCTGACCTTTCTCATCGCCTCACCACTGGTCTCCGAAGTAGCAGCGCTACTCATTGCCACCCATTTTGGGTGGCAGATCGCTGGAGCGTACGTGCTGTCCGGTGTTGTCATCGCCTTTGTGATCGGCCTCGTTCTTTCACGGTTTTCCCTTGATCAGTACCTTGAACCCATCATCACGCGGACTACCACACCTTTAGTACCTCCATCTTCTGCGCATCAACCACTGGCGTTGACATGGCAGTCCCGTGTGGACGTTGCCACGGATGACGTTCGTGACATTGTGGGGAAAGTGTGGCCGTGGATCCTCGTGGGAGTGGGAGTCGGTGCCGCTATTCACGGCTGGGTCCCAGCCAGCTTCTTCTCTTCGGTCGCTGGCAGTGACAATCTCCTGGCGGTTCCAGCAGTGTCTCTTGCTGCAGTCCCGCTCTACGCGAACGGTGGCGCCGTCATCCCGATTGCCGAGGCCATGTGGGCGAAAGGTCTTCCGGTCGGGACAATGCTCGCATTCATCATGAGCGCAATCGCGCTATCCATCCCCGAGGCCATCATGCTGCGGCGCACCATGAAACCTCAACTTCTTGTCATCTTCTTTGGATCAGCCACGGTAGGGATTATGACTGCCGGATACCTGTTCAATTTCTTGTTTGCCTGA
- a CDS encoding thioredoxin family protein gives MSTHITVFGPGCANCVRLDKEVHKALAATGINGTVTNVTDYADIAAAGVTATPGLMINGELLVTGRVPKAQEIGELLTRYSG, from the coding sequence ATGAGCACCCACATCACCGTCTTTGGCCCCGGATGCGCCAACTGTGTCCGTCTCGACAAGGAAGTCCACAAGGCCCTAGCAGCCACAGGCATCAACGGAACCGTCACTAATGTGACTGACTATGCAGACATTGCAGCCGCAGGTGTCACCGCCACGCCAGGTCTCATGATCAACGGTGAACTCCTCGTCACTGGGCGTGTCCCCAAAGCACAGGAGATAGGGGAGCTTCTTACCCGGTACAGTGGGTAG
- a CDS encoding glycoside hydrolase family 113, with protein MHLPYIAGMTWGWTGVRGTWTGDAAKHSMTLMAQRLHVNWTAITFAAHQDTAWSTTIHYEDEPTVTDDEIRTAISQAHNLGLQVCLKPVVNVSDGTWRAHINFFDHDVPCEPTWGQWFDSYTRFIVHYARIAEDMNVAMFCIGCEMVNTDRRANQWRDVIHAVRQVYSGLITYNCDKYQEDNVTWWDAVDVISSSGYYPHGTWDTELDRIENVVRRENKPFFFMEAGCPSREGSQHLPNDWNLVGEPSGAAQAQWYDDAFHACDTRPWVRGFMLWDWPAHLYHPDEAATNDDYCLYEKPAERTVRKYYDAHRQ; from the coding sequence ATGCACCTGCCCTATATTGCCGGAATGACCTGGGGTTGGACTGGGGTTCGCGGAACCTGGACCGGAGACGCTGCTAAGCACTCCATGACTCTCATGGCGCAGCGACTCCACGTGAACTGGACTGCCATCACGTTCGCTGCCCACCAAGACACCGCATGGTCGACCACGATCCACTACGAGGACGAACCTACCGTCACTGACGACGAGATCCGCACGGCGATCTCCCAAGCGCACAACCTTGGACTTCAGGTGTGCCTCAAACCCGTTGTCAACGTCAGTGACGGAACCTGGCGGGCGCACATCAACTTCTTCGACCACGATGTTCCTTGTGAACCCACATGGGGCCAGTGGTTCGACAGTTACACCCGTTTCATCGTGCACTATGCGCGTATCGCTGAAGACATGAACGTTGCCATGTTCTGCATCGGATGCGAAATGGTGAACACGGATCGTCGAGCAAACCAATGGCGTGACGTGATCCACGCAGTACGTCAGGTGTATTCAGGCTTGATCACCTACAACTGTGACAAATACCAGGAAGACAACGTGACGTGGTGGGACGCAGTAGATGTGATCTCCTCCTCAGGCTATTACCCGCACGGAACCTGGGACACCGAACTTGACCGCATCGAAAACGTTGTCAGACGGGAAAACAAACCCTTCTTCTTTATGGAAGCCGGTTGTCCATCACGCGAAGGGTCACAGCACCTGCCCAACGACTGGAACCTCGTTGGCGAGCCCAGCGGGGCAGCACAAGCCCAATGGTATGACGACGCATTCCACGCGTGTGACACCCGCCCCTGGGTCCGTGGTTTTATGTTGTGGGACTGGCCTGCCCACCTGTACCACCCAGATGAGGCCGCCACCAACGATGATTACTGTCTGTATGAGAAACCAGCAGAACGTACCGTCCGGAAATACTACGACGCGCATCGGCAATAA
- a CDS encoding cellulose binding domain-containing protein has translation MRLRTLMATATTATLAVSGVGLAATASPLATAPAAYSNGDSPSGYSWSNVEIVGGGFVPGIIFNQSEPGLVYARTDIGGAYRLDEESGRWKPLNDDLGWDQWSHSGILSLATDPVDPDRVYLAAGTYTTDWDPQNGAILRSTDRGNTWEKTMLPFKIGGNMPGRGMGERLAIDPNNNKILYLGTESGNGLWKSTDYGETWNKVTEFPNAGNYVQDPSYDYTADNQGVVWVTFDPTSANAGQTTQTIYVGVADKDNTVYRTTDGGSTWERIPGQPTGYLAQKGVLDHEGQQLYIATSDTGGPYDGSKGDVWRLDVTSGEWTQISPIPSSSEDAAFGYSGLTIDRNDPDTIMVNSQISWWPDMFIYRSTDRGETWSPIWEFDGYPNRLARFTHDYSGAPWLDFGRTVQPPESNPKLGWMTQSFEIDPHNSDRFYYGTGGGIYGGTNLTDWDTGGTVDISVKAQGIEETSVQDLAAPPGNVELYSALGDIGGFAHTDISTVPDSFHYSQPHHDTVSSIDFAEDKPDTVVRAGKSISSETESWIGVSTSGGSSWFAGNKPGDVTGPGTVAISADASAIVWAPEGGPARRSTTLGSTWSDLTGLPEGAQVASDREDPKKFYAYAQGKFYYSTNAGQSFTASAFTGLPTEGNVRFRAVPGHEGHVWLAGGTTGETYGMWRSTDGGVTWSQLTGVDEGDSIGFGKPETTGDYPIIYTSSKIGGERGIFRSDDEGATWHRINDDQNQWYWTGASITGDPDVVGRVYIGTNGRGIIVGDVDNYTPGDGSGGGEEPTDPDPEPTDPDPEPTDPDPEPTDPDPEPTDPDPEPTDPGTGPASCQVTYSSNDWNSGFTASVSVKNVSDSPIQGWSLAFAFSEGQTITNMWSADVSSSGSQVTVTNAAWNATINPGQSVQFGFNGTHSGSNPAPSSFTLNGTACASSS, from the coding sequence ATGCGACTGAGAACACTCATGGCGACCGCAACAACAGCGACACTCGCTGTCAGCGGCGTCGGACTTGCAGCAACAGCAAGTCCACTCGCAACAGCACCAGCCGCCTACAGCAACGGGGACTCCCCATCCGGATATTCATGGTCCAACGTAGAGATCGTTGGGGGCGGATTCGTCCCAGGCATCATCTTCAACCAGAGCGAGCCAGGCCTCGTCTATGCCCGCACAGACATCGGTGGCGCCTACCGTCTTGACGAAGAAAGCGGACGGTGGAAACCACTCAATGATGACCTCGGCTGGGACCAGTGGAGCCACTCGGGCATTCTTTCACTCGCCACCGACCCTGTGGACCCCGACCGTGTCTACCTTGCGGCCGGAACCTACACAACAGATTGGGACCCACAAAACGGCGCTATTCTTCGGTCGACCGATCGAGGCAACACCTGGGAAAAAACCATGTTGCCATTCAAGATCGGCGGCAACATGCCTGGTCGCGGCATGGGCGAACGGCTCGCCATCGACCCCAACAACAACAAAATCCTTTACCTGGGAACCGAGTCAGGCAATGGATTGTGGAAATCAACAGACTACGGAGAGACCTGGAACAAAGTCACTGAGTTTCCCAACGCAGGGAACTACGTTCAGGACCCCAGCTACGACTACACCGCTGACAACCAGGGAGTTGTGTGGGTCACGTTCGACCCCACCTCCGCCAACGCAGGGCAAACCACCCAAACGATCTACGTGGGTGTCGCTGACAAAGACAACACCGTCTACCGGACAACAGATGGCGGCAGCACCTGGGAGCGCATCCCAGGACAGCCAACCGGTTACCTCGCCCAAAAAGGCGTACTTGACCACGAAGGCCAACAACTCTACATTGCGACCTCTGACACCGGTGGCCCATACGACGGCTCCAAAGGTGACGTCTGGCGGCTCGACGTAACCAGCGGCGAATGGACCCAAATCAGCCCGATCCCCTCCTCCAGCGAAGATGCTGCTTTTGGTTATTCAGGGCTCACCATTGACCGCAATGACCCCGACACCATCATGGTGAACTCACAAATCTCATGGTGGCCTGACATGTTCATCTACCGGTCCACGGACCGGGGAGAAACCTGGTCACCCATCTGGGAATTCGACGGATACCCCAACCGTCTTGCACGTTTCACGCATGACTACTCTGGCGCGCCCTGGCTTGATTTTGGTCGCACCGTCCAGCCACCAGAGTCCAACCCGAAACTCGGGTGGATGACCCAATCATTCGAGATTGACCCGCACAACTCAGACCGGTTCTACTACGGCACTGGTGGCGGTATCTACGGAGGGACCAACCTCACCGACTGGGACACCGGTGGCACAGTTGATATCAGTGTGAAAGCACAAGGGATCGAAGAGACCTCTGTCCAAGATCTTGCTGCTCCTCCAGGGAACGTCGAACTGTACTCAGCACTTGGTGACATTGGCGGATTCGCTCACACAGACATCTCCACCGTTCCTGACAGTTTCCACTACTCCCAACCGCACCATGACACCGTGTCATCAATCGACTTCGCCGAAGACAAACCAGACACAGTGGTGCGTGCCGGAAAATCAATTTCCAGTGAAACAGAGTCATGGATTGGCGTGTCCACCTCAGGCGGATCCTCGTGGTTTGCGGGCAACAAGCCCGGCGATGTCACAGGTCCAGGAACTGTTGCCATCAGCGCTGACGCATCAGCAATCGTGTGGGCACCAGAGGGCGGTCCAGCACGTCGCTCAACCACGTTGGGATCAACGTGGAGTGACCTCACTGGCCTACCTGAGGGAGCGCAAGTTGCCTCCGACCGGGAAGATCCCAAAAAGTTCTACGCCTACGCGCAAGGGAAGTTCTACTACTCAACGAATGCAGGTCAGTCCTTTACCGCATCGGCTTTCACTGGTCTTCCCACAGAAGGAAATGTGCGCTTCCGTGCAGTACCAGGTCACGAAGGACACGTATGGTTGGCTGGCGGAACCACCGGCGAAACCTACGGAATGTGGCGGTCAACCGATGGCGGTGTGACCTGGTCACAGCTCACCGGGGTCGACGAAGGTGACTCAATCGGTTTTGGAAAACCGGAAACGACCGGCGATTACCCCATCATTTACACCTCGTCAAAGATTGGTGGCGAGCGCGGGATCTTCCGTTCTGACGATGAAGGTGCCACCTGGCACCGCATCAACGATGACCAAAACCAGTGGTACTGGACGGGAGCTTCCATCACCGGTGACCCAGACGTTGTCGGTCGGGTGTACATCGGAACTAACGGTCGCGGCATCATTGTTGGTGACGTGGACAACTACACGCCAGGTGATGGCTCAGGCGGGGGCGAAGAACCGACCGACCCAGATCCAGAACCCACTGATCCTGACCCCGAACCAACCGACCCGGATCCAGAACCCACTGATCCTGACCCCGAACCAACCGACCCGGACCCTGAGCCCACTGATCCTGGCACAGGGCCAGCAAGTTGCCAGGTCACCTACTCCAGCAACGACTGGAACAGTGGTTTCACAGCATCAGTCTCGGTGAAGAACGTGTCTGACTCCCCTATTCAGGGGTGGTCTTTGGCCTTCGCGTTCAGCGAGGGACAAACGATCACGAACATGTGGTCGGCAGACGTGAGTTCCTCAGGTTCTCAGGTGACCGTGACAAACGCTGCCTGGAACGCAACGATCAACCCAGGTCAAAGCGTTCAGTTTGGGTTTAACGGAACGCACAGCGGTTCAAACCCAGCACCAAGCAGTTTCACACTGAATGGGACGGCTTGCGCATCATCTTCGTGA